The segment TAGTAGGGGTTGCTTATTTCCAACAACAAGGATTTGAATTAAAGGATCCTGAAACTGTATTTATTGTACTTGGTCAAATTCTATTCCATCCGTTTATTGCAGGGATTGTTTTAGCGGCAATTTTAGCAGCTGTTATGAGTACAATTTCTTCTCAATTAATCGTGACATCTTCTGCACTTATTGAGGACATTTATAAAGCATTATTCAATAAGTCAGCATCAGATAAACACTATGTATTTTTAGGTCGTATGGCTGTATTGGGCGTTTCTATTTTCGCTGCTTTTGTTGCTTGGAATCCCGAAAGTACAATTTTAGGACTTGTTGCATTTGCATGGGCTGGCTTTGGTGCTGCCTTTGGTCCAATTATTTTACTATCATTATTCTGGAAAAAGTTAACAAACTACGGCGCACTATCAGGAATGGTTGCGGGTGCATTAGTAGCATTCATTTGGGGTCGTACACCGAGCTTATCTGGCATGCTTTACGAAATCGTACCAGGCTTCATCGTTTGTTTAGTTATTGCCTTTATTGTAAGTTTAGCTACTTATAAACATAATGCAGAAATTGAAAAAGAGTTTCATGAAACACAACGCATTTTAAAAGAAGAACGTAATTAATTCTAAAGAGGGGTATTCAGTTAGTTGCTGAATACCCCTCTTTTAGTTATTACTCGAATTCGCTGCCGCCGTACTTGCTGCAATGGATGCCATCATAACTGCCTGTTGCATTTGTAAAATAATTTCGATTGATACCATCGATAATAGCCCAACCTCTTGCTGATCCATTGTTGTTAGCATTTGTTGTACAGCAATCAAAAACGCCTCATTTTTATACCATTTGAAATGTTTTTCCTTAATAAGCAATTGATATATATGGATCAACTCTTCTAATTGATTTTCACCAATGCGTAAAATAGCTAATAACCCAAGTTGAACATATAGTTGAGGCTTTATTTTAATGCCTTGCTTCTGCAATTTTTCACGAATTGTTAAAATATACGGCACTAAATGATCAATATAATTTTCATCAATGAATGTTAAAATTTGCGAAAGTGCTTGCAATTCATTTCCTTGAGAAAACTTATTTTTACGTAATTCATCGTAGTATTTCCGCATCGTCGTAGCACGAGTTACAGAATCACTATCCGCATCTTTCGTACATAAAACCGCAATCGCGATATCATCCGTTGATGTTAGGAAACGGTGCTGTTTACGCATTTCATCATAAAGCTTTCGCGCATTTTGTGCATGTTCTTGTGGATTTTCTTCATTCAAAAATAACGCTGCAATATAATTAAATATGCTGTTTGGGAATTTTGCATCTCGCAATACTTTTTGATTCTGTAGTGCTTCTTTCACTTTTTGTTCCTTTTGTAAATCATCACTGAAAATCATTGCATAGGAATATTGTAATAATTGGCTTGATCGTATATAGGACAACCAATTTGTTTCTTTTTTGATAATGTCTATTACTTCTTTAAAGCCCTTCTCATCAAACGTCACTTGCTTTGATGAGTAATAGGATGCAATTTGAAATTGGATTCGCTTATCCACTGACCATTTTGCAAATTTCTCAACGCTCTTTAAATTATCCATAATAAGTGTCACTCGTTGTTCCATTATCCCACCGCCCTTACTAACTTATACGGATGACTTCAAGAAAAGTTTCTTTGCGGAATCAAATTAATAATATCCTATTTTCATGTCAATTTAATAATTAGATCACTTTCTCGAATTAAACTTTCATCTTGCGTAACGATTAGTACTGTTTTTCCTCCTGCATTTAGTTGGTGTAAAATATCCATAACGATTTGTCCGTTTTTACGGTCTAAGGATCCTGTTGGTTCATCTGCTAATATGAGCTTGCAACTTTTTAAACGGAGCCTTGCTAATGCAATACGTTGCTGTTCACCACCTGAAAGTGAATATACTTTTTGCTTTATTGCATGCTGCATCCCTACCGATTTTAATGCTTCTTCAATTGTTATATTCGAACGGCTTAAAAATAAAAGTTGTTTCTCCAGAGAAAAAGGATGTGACAGTTCCCTCCTTAATGCCCCAATCTTTTTCTAATGCCTTTTGTATTGTTACATTTCCATAAATCGTAATTTTTCTCGTAAAAGCCCCTTTATCTTCTTTATGAATCGCAAATACCTCAGTATCAAACTCGTTTGCTTTTGCTAAAATCAAATTTCGCATTTCAATTTCTGAATCACCAGTTTCCAAGTAATAGCCTACCTGCACATACTCATCTTGAAAGTTTTCAAGAAAAAAGTATGGCTTTCTCCAATAAATAAAAAAACCGACATGATAATAAAAAAAGCAATTATTGATTTCGCTTTTGTCATATTATTTCTCCCAAATTAACGTGGCTCCTTCTAATAATACATCCCATGAATCCGTGCTAGGCTCTGATAATATGTCCATATCTACGGGTGTATAGTAAATGGCATCTACTATTTGTGGGTCATCTGGAGAAATCATTCCTACTACAGATTCTTTTTGTTCGTTTGATATGTGTTTACTAAAAAGATTACGTGAAGGCGAATTAGCAATTGTTTCGGTTAAATAAAAAAACATGACATTCTTTTCCACGCCATCAATTTCCATTAAACTTGGCTCTGCCCCATGAAAACCATAATAATCTTCTCCGTAATAAAGTACTTGCAGTACTTGATCTTCCAATTCAATTTTTACTAGTTTCTCATCATAAGGAATAATTGTTTCATAATGCATGACATAATAGAATCCACCAAATAATACAGCAACTGTTAAGGCGATGGATGTGCTTGCAACTACCCATTTTTTATAATTCCACTTTTTCTTAATCCGCTTGAATAGAGACGTTTCAGTTTGCAAAGGAATATAAACATCTTGCGTCATAGCTTGGTATTCCTTTTTACATTTCTCACAACTTTTTAAATGCTCTTCCACCATTGCGTTCGTATCGTCGCTAACCACTTCATCAATATAAAGAGGTAATAGATCTTGAATAATTGTACATTTAATCTCGTTCATAATTCATTTCCTCCATATGCACTATAATTTTCTTTCTTGCTCTAAAAAAGGTAACTCTCGCCCATCCCGAACTTTTACCAAAAAGTTGCCCTATCTTCTCGAATGATAATTCACCAAAAACACGTAAGGAAAAAACCTCTTTATAAGGTTCCTCCATCGAATGTAAAAATTGATGAACAGCAAATGCATTTTCCTCGTTCATTAAATGCTGTACGAGGTATACGCCAGTATTTGACTCTTCTACTTCTTCCGAAACAATTTGTCGCTTTGATTTTTTATAGTGCGTAAAATATGTATTTTTGGCGATTGTAAATAACCAAGCTTGAATATCTTTAGAGCCATCGAAGTTATTTATAGCTTTTAACGATTTAAAGAAAACTTCTTGCGTAAGCTCTTCTGCGATTTTTTCATTACGGCTTAAAGAAATAAGATATAAATATACTTTTTGAAAATATAGCTTATAAATCTCTTCAAAATCCACTTCTATTCCCCCTCCCTACTTATATAACTTCCGAAATACGAAAACGTTACAAACTATTTTATAATTTATCAATTACACCTCGTATACAAAATAAAAATACCAAAACGTATCACTTAGCGACGTTTTGGCATTTCTCCTTCAAATTATTTTGCTGTCAAAAGGGCCTATTGGGCAGATTCATTTTTCCCCTATATACATGCAATACCTCTTTTCAATACTACTTTTCTATAGTAACGCTGCCCCTATTAAACCAGCATTGCCTTTGTTAATACTTGCTTGAATCCGTCCTTTTTTATGTTCGAAAAACGGTAATGTGAAGTAAGCATCCACCTTTTCGGCGATTTCTTGTACCATTTGTGGGTGATGGTTCATGACACCTCCACCAAGTACAACGGCATGGGGGTCGAGTAACATCAAGAATGTATGAATCTTATGGGCAATTTCTTCTTGCCAAGTTTGGATGATCGGCATAATGCGCGCATCATTTTCATAATAGCGCTTAAAAAACTGTTCGAGTGTTACATCATCGCCTGTTTTATCTTGTACCATTTTTTGCAATGCAGGTCCTGACCCGATCCACTCTAAATACTCGCCATCACGCGTTAAGGAAAATCCAACTTCGCCTGGTATACCCGCGCCGCGCAACATTTCTCCCGCATGAATCGTACAACAAGCAATACCGGTACTAACGGTCAGATAAATCATCGTTTCTTTTTGAAAATGGCGGATTTTATACTCACCATTTGCCGCTGTCGTCATATCCGTTTCCATTTTAACTTCCGCATTCGGGTATTGTGCCTGCAGTTTCGCAACTAGTGGAAAATCGCGCCACGGTAAATTTTGCTGGTAGATGACCATTCCCTTTTCAATATCAAGTACGCCTGGTAAACCGACCGCAACCTTTGATACTTCTCCAAGCTCATTTTCAAGCATGCCCTGAAATCCATCAATCATTGCTTGAAATAACGCGTCAGACTGCTGTGGGCTTTTCACCTCTATTTGTTTTACGAGCTTTGCTGGTTCCTCTACTTTCGAAATCGCGAGTGCCAATTTCGTACCACCTATATCCCCACTTAAAATCCACATTCACTTCACCTGCTTTACAAAGATTTTGTATTGCATTAATTAAGGTTTAATTTATCAGCCTACTCAACTTCCTCAAGCTAACCCACTATAAGGATAAAGCACATCATTCGGATAATGCATATCACATTGTTCATTCACAAACATCGCGCCATCATCTTCAAAAACACCTTGGACAACTGGAATAGAAAGTTCATCCGGTGTGAATAAAAGTTGAATCGTTGGCGCTGTAATCGGTAAGCTTTGTAATACTTCTATTATATGTACAGGCTGCTTTGAAATGATATCAATTAGTTGGAGTACCCCATCTTCCTCCTGACAAATAATAATTGCCTGCAACTTTGGTACATAGTAAATACAGTCCTTATATTGTGTTAATGCATGATACATGACAATATCTTCGTTTTGAAGCATGCTCATTTTCACGCTAATTGGCAACCGGTGTTTAGTCGTTTCATACAATAATTCGCGTGCTTTCGGTTCATTCATATCAAGCTTCTTCACTTCTGTTGGTTGCAATATTAAATCTACTGTTTGCACATGATAAGTCGCCTGCCGTCTTTTTTCGAAGCCAAATTTCGTATAAAACTGAAGGACCGTGGCATTTGCGAACAAGTACACAAACTGAGCTTGTTTTACATCTTCTATTACAACTTCCATTAATTTTCCAGATAACCCTTGCCCTTGATAGCCCGGCTTTGTCATAACGGTTCCGATTTGTATGGATTGATACGCTCGCCCATCTAAAATCATTGTCCCTATACTCGTCGAAACATTCGCGACAATTTCCCCCTTGTCTTCAAATGCATAGCAACAGTAACTATCATTCCAATAACCGAGCTGTGCCCATTGTTCAAATTGCAGTTGAAACGTTTCTTCACTCAATTGAAAAAAGCTTTTCATCAGCTGCTTATTTTTTCGGATTGCATCTCCCTTAATTAATTTCATTTTATCGCCTCCTATTTATTGTTAGAATAGCATATTTTGGATTTCTTTCAAAAGTGGATTTTGGGAATTCGAAGTTTTGATTTAATTTTATTGGAAAAACATCAGAAAGTTTCGGTGGGGTGTTGCAATTGGCTATTAAATAACGGATTTATTACAGAAAAAAAACGATGGCGTTATACCATCGTTTTTCCTTTAAAGAAATTAACGTTTATTAATTTCTTCCATTAAGATTTGATTTGTTAATTGTGGATTTGCTTGTCCTTTTGAAGCTTTCATAATTTGGCCTAAAAGTGCTTTAATTGCACGTTCGTTACCGCCTAAGAAGTCTGCTACAGATTTTTCATCCGCATCAAGAACCGTTGTTACGAAACCACGGATTACTTCTGGGTCTGAAATTTGGACTAAGCCTTTTTCTTTTACGATTTTCGCAGCGTCCCCACCATTTGTTACAAGTTCAGTGAATACTTTCTTCGCAATCTTAGATGAGATTGTGCCGTCAGAAATTAATTTCACCATGCCTGCTAAGTTTTCTGGTGTTAATGCTGTATCTTTTAATTCTTTTTGCTCTGCGTTTAAGTAAGCTGAAACATCGCCCATTAACCAGTTAGCAGAAAGTTTTGCATCTGCTCCAGCAACTGTCATGGCATCGAAGAAATCAGAAATTTCCTTGTTCATAACAAGTACTGTCGCATCATATGCAGTTAAACCTAACTCTTCTACATAGCGTGCTTTTCGTGCATCTGGTAATTCTGGAATCGATTGGCGAATGCGCTCAACCCACTCATCTGAAATTGAAAGGTGCACTAAATCTGGCTCTGGGAAGTAACGGTAATCATCCGTTCCTTCTTTAACACGCATAAGCAATGTTTTACCAGTCTTTTCATCATAACGGCGTGTTTCTTGCTCAATTTCGCCACCTGACATTAATACTTGCGCTTGACGAATTTCTTCATGCTCAAGGCCTTTACGTACAAAGTTGAATGAGTTTAAGTTTTTAAGCTCAGCTTTTGTACCGAATTGTTCTTGACCGTATGGACGTAACGAAACGTTCGCATCACAACGTAAAGAACCTTCCTCCATACGCACGTCAGAAACGCCCGAATATTGGATAATTGATTTCACTTTTTCAAGGTAAGCATACGCTTCGTCTGGTGTACGGATATCTGGCTCAGATACGATTTCCACAAGTGGCGTTCCTTGACGGTTTAAGTCTACTAATGAATAACCATCAGCATGTGTCAATTTACCAGCATCTTCTTCCATATGAAGGCGCGTAATACCGATTTTTTTCTTGTAACCCGGTTTGCCGTCTTTTGCTTCAATTTCAATTTCAACCCAACCATTTTTACCGATTGGTTTATCGAATTGTGAAATTTGGTAAGCTTTCGGATTATCCGGATAGAAGTAGTTTTTACGGTCGAACTTAGTTTCTTGTTCGATTTCCATGTTTAACGCTAAAGAAGCGCGCATCGCATAGTCTACTACTTGCTTATTTAATACTGGTAAAACACCTGGGTAACCAAGTTCAATTACAGATGTATTTGTGTTTGGCTCTGCACCAAAGAAGTTAGGTGAAGCCGAGAAAATTTTCGAGTTTGTTTTTAACTCCACGTGAATTTCTAAACCAATGACTGTTTCAAAGTTCATGTTATTTTACCTCCCATAATGCTGGAGTTTGTGTGTTGAAGTCTGTTTGTTGCTCATATGCATAAGCAACACGGTAAATTGTTTCTTCATCGAAATGTTTACCGATAATTTGTAAACCTAGTGGTAAACCATTTTCAAATCCACATGGGATCGAAATTGCTGGTACACCTGCTAAGTTAATAGGAATCGTTAAAATATCATTTGCGTACATTGTCATTGGATCTTCAACGTTCGCACCTACTTCAAATGCAGGTGTTGGTGCTGTTGGTCCAATAATTACGTCGTAGTTTTCGAAAACTTTGTCGTAATCCGCTTTAATTAATGTACGTGCTTGTTGTGCTTTTTTGTAATATGCATCATACGTACCTGCTGATAATGAATACGTACCAAGCATGATACGACGTTTTACTTCATCACCGAAACCTTCAGCGCGTGATTGTTTGTAAAGCTCTAATAAGTTTGTCGCATTTTCTGAACGGTAACCGTAACGAATACCATCGAAACGAGAAAGGTTAGATGAAGCTTCTGATGATGAAAGAATATAATAAGCGGCTAATGCGTATTTAGAGTGAGGAAGTGAAACCTCTTCTACTGTTGCGCCTTGTGCTTTTAATACTTCTAATGCATCTAATACAGATTTTTTCGCTACTTCGCCAACACCTTCACCTAAAAACTCTTTAGGAACGGCGATTTTTAAGCCTTTAATGTTGCCATCAAGTGCTGCTGCGTAGTTTGGTACTGGCACATCAGCAGAAGTAGAATCCATTTCATCTACACCTGAGATTGCTTCTAATAATAACGCGTTGTCTGTTACGTTACGTGTAATTGGTCCGATTTGATCTAAAGAAGATGCAAATGCAACTAAACCAAAACGAGACACACGACCGTATGTAGGTTTCATTCCTACAACACCACAGTAAGCTGCTGGTTGACGGATTGAACCACCTGTATCAGAACCTAATGAGAATGGTACTTCACCTGCTGCTACTGCTGCTGCCGATGCACCTGAAGATCCGCCTGGTACGTGGTTAAGATTCCAAGGGTTTTTTGTCGTTTTGTACGCTGAGTTTTCGTTTGAAGAACCCATTGCAAATTCGTCCATGTTTAATTTACCGATTGTTACCATACCCGCATCGCGAAGTTTTTGTACAATCGTTGCATCGTAAATTGGCATGAAGCCTTCTAAAATTTTAGAAGCACAAGTCGTTTCTAATCCTTCAGTTACGATATTATCTTTAACCCCAATCGGCATACCGAAAAGTGGTCCGCGCTCCTCGAAAGGAACTTGATCTAGCTCTGCTGCACGAGCAGTTGCTTGTTCTTTATTTAAAGCTAAAAACGCTTGAACATCTCCGTCCAACTTTTCCACGCGAGCAAATGCTTCGCTTGTTAAGTCTGTAATTGTCAGTTCACGCGATTTTAAAGCTTCTTGTAATTGTGCTGATGTGCGCTCAAATACTGTCATATGACATGTCCCTCCTTAAATTATTCCATAATTGATGGTACTTTAATTTGACCTGCTTCTTGGCTCTTTACATTAAGCATTACTTTTTCAATTGGTAAGCCTTCTTTAGCTACGTCTTCACGCATTACATTTACAAGTGGTAAAACATGTGATGTTGGTTCTACGTTCGTTGTATCTAATTCATTTAGCTGCTCTGCAAAGTCTGTAATTTTGCCAAGTTGTTCAGCAAATTTCTCTGCTTCTTCTTCTGTAATAGCAAGGCGAGCTAAGTGCGCTACGTGTTTTACTTCTTCTTTAGATATTTTCGCCATTTCTTACACCTCCAAATTTCGAATCAATTACGCCACGGCTAACTTTTGTCCAGATTTAGAATTGGGGTCTGCACGATGCAGGTCAGTTAGAAGTTGTCGCATGAACGCGACGAACTTGGCTAACACCCTAAGTTCATTTCTATCAATTACGCCTCGGCGTAATTGCGTCCAGATTTTTTCGAGCTCGCTCGAAAAACTTCCCTTAAAAATCTGTGGCATCCGCCGGGGCTTAACTTGATTCAGCCGGGGTTTGAACCCCCACTGAATAGAATTGCCTTTTTGGCATTCATCCCCCACTTATAGAAGTAGGGGACTTCTGCTGAATTAAGTTAAAATATCTGTGACATCCGCCGAGGCTTTATATTCATTCAGTGCGTGCTAGAACACCACTGAACGAATATAAACCATGCCAATAATCATACCATTTTTCCCTGTAAAAATCACAAATCCGACGAAAATTTCAGCAAACTGTAGGAAGTTACAGGTGTTCTTTACCAATTTAATGCAATAAACAGTTAAAGTGTTTTTTTAGTTAGTAAAATGTGAAAAAACCATCATCTTAATCCTAAAATTAAAATAATGGTTTTCTCCATTCTTTTCAATCATTAATCATAAATATGAATAAATGGCTCGTTGTTATTCGGTTCCTTTTTGATTAATACTTCTGGTCCGTTAACCGAAGTAATACTAACCGTAATTAATAAATCTTTTGGTAAATGAGTCAGCAGTAATCCAGTTAAATATTGTGTGAATCCTGTAATTTCAGCTGTCCCATAAAATTGAATGGGTATTTCGATATCAAGCTTTTGTATTTTTTTATTTTGATAAAAACCTGTTGCAAATACACTTGTGAAGTTCGAGAAATATTTGTCTACATCTTGCTTAAAGTTTAAGAAATCCTTGTTCATATCACGGTACATTTCATCCGGTGAGGACATCGGGAATTTCACGTATTTTTCATGAACGTCTTTCCAATCTCCTAAAGCCGATTGGTTCGCATCAACCGAATTGTAGGCAAAATATGTACCTGGAACAATCGAATTACGCTCTTCTTGCTTAAATAGTGCAATGACAATCGGTACTTCAGCCAACTCTGAACGCGCTCGAAGTCGATTAATCACTTCTTGCGCAATCTTTTTCCCTTCTTTTTCTAGCTCTTCATCCGGGATTTTTTGCTCGAAAAATTCTCCATACTGTTCTTTTTGATAGTAATAGACTGAATTTAATGCCAAGCCAATGGAAATACCTGAAAGCGTTATTTTATTGTTGTCTGTTTTTGTTAAGTAATTTTGTTCGATTAAATGTGCTAAATACACTGGCGCCTCTGTTGCTCTAACCGTCGCCTCCATCTCTTGCCCTGTCGCTTCATCAATGCTCGATGGGTTGAGTCCTTGATATTCAGGTCCTTTATCTTTCGTCTGATTTGGACGAGCTAGCCAATACTTTAACATTTCTTCTGATAAATATTGTCCCTCTTGAAAATAGTATTTTTCGGTATCAAATTTATTTTGAGACACACGCATTAAACCTAATTCGGCCTCTTTCATATCGTACTTTGTAAAAATATTCGATACGACTAATCCACGGCTTGCACTTTCTTTATAAGGAATCAATGTTTTATAGTAATTATCGCTTATTTGCTTATTTGGGATTATTGTCGTTTCTACTTCTTCCGAATCAGATTCCTGAGTTAACTCATTGTTTGGTGTAGGCTTCGGTGCACATGCAGCGAGAAGCAAAATAGCAAGCATTGCCGGCACCCAGCGATATTTTTTCATGAGAATAAACCTCCTTTACTAGTGTAATTGTTCAATTAGGCGGTTTTCATCCCAAATTTCAATGCCGAGACTTTGTGCTTTTTCTAGCTTAGAGCCCGCATCTTCACCAGCGATTACAAGATTTGTTTTCTTACTTACACTTCCTGCAACAATACCGCCTAACTGTTCTATTTTCGCCTTCGCATCATTACGTGTCAATTGTTGAAGTTTCCCAGTAAGCACGATCGTTTTTCCTGCAAATGGATTGGCACCGACCTCAACGACTACTTTTTTACCAGTATAATTCATATTCACATCGACATCTTTTAAACGGCTTATTAATAGTTGAATTTGTTCATTCGCAAAATAGGCAACGATGGATTCCGCCATTTTATCACCAATTTCATGGATAGCCGTTAATTGTTCTTCTGTCGCCTCCATTAATGGATCGATCGTTTCAAAATGCTCTGCTAATATTTTGGCTGCTTTTTCACCCACATGTCGAATACCTAAACCAAATAATAGCTTTTCTAATGAATTGCTCTTTGATTTTTCAATTGCTTCGACTAAATTGGTTGCGGATTTTTGCCCCATTCTTTCAAGTGGAAGAAGCATTTCAATCGTTAATAAATATAGATCTGCTACATCTTTAATTGAACCTTCACGCAGTAGTTGCTCGACCACTTTTTCACCTAAGCCGTCAATATTCATCGCGTTACGTGACACGAAATGCTTTATACCCTCAGCAATTTGCGCCGGGCATAACGGGTTAATACAGCGCAATGCCACATCACTTTCAACGCGAACAACTTCCTCATCACATGCAGGACAATGGGTTGGCATTGTATATGGAATCGTATCATCTGGGCGCTGCTCAAGCACGACACCAACAATTTGCGGAATAATGTCCCCTGCTTTTCTTACAATGACCGTGTCGTTAATGCGAATATCCTTTTCACGAATTAAATCTTCATTATGAAGAGATGCGCGGCTCACGGTTGTACCCGCAACAAGAACAGGTGTTAAAATGGCTGTTGGTGTAATGACGCCTGTACGCCCTATCGTTAGCTCGATATCTACAAGCGTTGTAACGACTTCTTCTGCAGGGAATTTGTAGGCAATTGCCCAACGTGGAGATTTTGCTGTAAAACCTAACTCATCCTGTTGTGCAAATGAATTCACTTTAATAACGATACCATCTATTTCATAAGGTAAATTTGGACGTGCTTCTGTCCACTTTTCTATAAACGCTAAAACCTCTTCAATTGTTGCACATGATTGTCTTTCTTTATTTGATGGGAAACCAAGGAGCTCTAAATAATCGAGCATTTCACCATGCCCATCAATGCCATATGCCTCGCCATCTCCACCAATCGAATAAATAAACGTTGATAAATTACGACTTGCTGCTATTTTCGGATCTAGCTGACGGAGAGATCCTGCTGCTGCATTACGTGGATTCGCAAATTGCTCTTCCTCATTTTCACGACGTATTTCATTGAGATTTTCAAATGATTTTTTCGGCATATACGCTTCCCCACGTACTTCCATCGTTAATGGTTCTTT is part of the Solibacillus sp. FSL K6-1523 genome and harbors:
- the ligA gene encoding NAD-dependent DNA ligase LigA, which gives rise to MNEIEKRIAQLGQLLHEYGYAYYVQDKPLVADSVYDQLLHELIALEEANPQFIYPDSPTQRVGGAVVEGFQKVTHQTAMLSLSNAFNEEDLRDFDRKIRQAIGDNFSYVCELKIDGLAISLRYDNGVFVQGATRGDGSVGEDITMNLKTIHAIPLRLKEPLTMEVRGEAYMPKKSFENLNEIRRENEEEQFANPRNAAAGSLRQLDPKIAASRNLSTFIYSIGGDGEAYGIDGHGEMLDYLELLGFPSNKERQSCATIEEVLAFIEKWTEARPNLPYEIDGIVIKVNSFAQQDELGFTAKSPRWAIAYKFPAEEVVTTLVDIELTIGRTGVITPTAILTPVLVAGTTVSRASLHNEDLIREKDIRINDTVIVRKAGDIIPQIVGVVLEQRPDDTIPYTMPTHCPACDEEVVRVESDVALRCINPLCPAQIAEGIKHFVSRNAMNIDGLGEKVVEQLLREGSIKDVADLYLLTIEMLLPLERMGQKSATNLVEAIEKSKSNSLEKLLFGLGIRHVGEKAAKILAEHFETIDPLMEATEEQLTAIHEIGDKMAESIVAYFANEQIQLLISRLKDVDVNMNYTGKKVVVEVGANPFAGKTIVLTGKLQQLTRNDAKAKIEQLGGIVAGSVSKKTNLVIAGEDAGSKLEKAQSLGIEIWDENRLIEQLH